A window of Cottoperca gobio chromosome 16, fCotGob3.1, whole genome shotgun sequence contains these coding sequences:
- the dop1a gene encoding protein dopey-1 isoform X1, giving the protein MNAEEVELLSDSKYRNYVAAVDKALKNFEYSSEWADLISALGKLNKVLQNNAKYQVVPKKLTIGKRLAQCLHPALPSGVHRKALETYEIIFKIIGPKRLAKDLFLYSSGLFPLLSNAAMSVKPVLLGLYETYYLPLGKTLKPGLQGLLTGVLPGLEEGSEYYDRTNTLLEKVAAAVEQSAFYSALWGSILTSPAVRLPGVSFVLLHLNRKLSMEDQLYVMGSDIELMVEAVSTSVQDSSVLVQRSTLDLILFCFPFHMSQATRPDMIRILSAALHVVLRRDMSLNRRLYAWLLGFDNNGVRTGPRSTRQSNPEEYASQYFNTFSKDMLVQAMVGILQGKARGGEEESILMHDLKPFRILISLLDKPELGPAILEDVLIEVFRTLHTQCRTELDLQNQSPFSKDNTHLSSKLRENKKTAELIKTANLLFNSFEPYYMWDYIARWFEECCRRTENSSTHAPRHAGSFYPAELSLVEFCQLVDFLLDIVSLPTRSMRVICQETYIEIQTEHLPQLLLRMVAALTCHLQALGLGELTHCLRLCSKILSKVQPPLVSPLALPSGPQAQGRSNSTGNRSDSAKDKSRDKDDKRALSAKLEQPGSGEVFEEGENPPSSRSSESGFTDFVQYQGDGPEETEETPDPNPAVRTGHRSSGPSQNKPLDKPVMQCCLENFQQFLSRLITLYITPGQGDRAEVERGEVMQSGPLVSEASQHSDHVESCTGPALLQRECVAAFTAACQLFLECSSFPVYIAEGNLKSSPTHEEQFDSEQVCLPVWLQTLMDACCLAGDFSLQGVAISLLMDLVGLTQSVAMVTAESVASGGSSEAAQPMSPSQGRVAVVIRPPLTQGILKYIADKTNFFKNVALILWDQLSEETPQHHQRSVELFYQLHNLVPSSSICEDVISQKLMHRDKRIRLEAHVKFSVLWHLTRDLNITKSSPFNRTFDRSLFIMLDSLSYWDPCTSAVGRAWLNQVLQRHDIARVLEPLLLVLLHPKTHRVSIQKVQSQRHWANVFPETHEHDPSEPIFTRDSGFSDNFSQIQGERVAQEDFRGLVMGDMEPFCLTVNPLSDSLSLLSLSSENLQRAGEYPPADQQGELRSSESSASHSSAGENGSFEEPEVVSSTNQQPGSLDDMSEDYIEEAVSFVIKELIDRVLSLIDEGSFESSQPENWPQTDTDSTSSETSAGLRLDSGPPAGSNHQTLPEMLAGGTLEFLSVSQADISAEEEHREGITRHSSSPSIVTLPDSSNPATPEHNLRVDDPQARKRSHSSTQLSLKGKIMERLADKSPGAKPKMKKAKRKEEERQRKLAIQAEKLRPPSIFFRDSLDLENWYSCGEGEVSEIESDTGSPSGGSVGTVGGVSVTGRRSSSAPPRFNIHPLYQHVLLYLQLYDSSRALHALSAIAAMLRAAPSGFVSAISTTSINNTYTPQLSLLQNLLARHRVSVMGKDFYCPIPQDSHSHSFRSAMYLEIIISLCLYFLRSYYSAHLTAGPQDLAGNRAMQLTSVEVLTLLFSELAKVTGGSAKGFASFISDVLSKCKVQKVVLHCLLSSIFSAQKWHEQRAAGVNVAMVEEGLSEDSVINLSEDQIDSCSAVQSQLLRLLQSLVVLEHRVLVPADEGGEPVGGVAGGGGTGGGAGAGFEILGGEVEHVNPQQPMTSLQYLHGQPITAQGMFLCAVIRALHQHHACKMHPQWIGLITATLPYMGRVLRRVVASVTLQLCRNLDNLLQQYRYETGITDIRPQWMALCIPPDLILTVLEGVTAIIHYCLLDPTSQYHQLQVSVDQKHLAEARSGILSILHTIMSSVTLLWSVLHQADNSDKPAAASAASTSNINLGSTKNLRQQILELLGPISMNHGAHFMAAIAYVWNERKQVKTPVRNKVIPLASEEQLLLVELVRSVSAMRTETVMQTVKEVLKQPPAIAKDKKHLSLEVCMLQFFYAYVQRIPVSSLVDSWPSLLALLKDSVPLGLPAPGQFLILGVLNEFILKNPNLESKKDQRELQDVTHKVVEAIGTIAGSSLEQTTWLRRNLEVKASPQIVVDGANLEADVEDLMLTVMEASSFTPSVYSVHALTLLAEVLAHLLDMVFYSDEKERVIPLLVNIMHYVVPYLRNHSAHNAPSYRACIQLLSSLSGYQYTRRAWKKEAFDLFMDHTFFQMDSSCVSHWRAIIDHLMTHDKTTFRDLMTRVAVAQSSSLSLFTNRDAELEQRAMLLKRLAFTIYSSEVDQYQKYLPDIQERLVESLRLPQVPILHAQVFLFFRVLLLRMSPQHLTSLWPTMITELVQVFLLMEQELTADEDISRTSGPSVAGLETTYSGGNGFSTSYNSQRWLNLYLSACKLLDLALALPPESLPQFQMYRWAFIPEASDDSGLEVRRQGTHQREFKPYVVRLAKLLRKRAKKNPEEDCSTKTLSWEPGHLTLTLYVIRSMEQLLPFFNLLSQVFNSKASSRTGPAYTRSPTDASFPGHKEGHKLESQKVFWSRARQNIEEMVEKDFLEGLIKT; this is encoded by the exons AACCAACACCCTGTTGGAGAAGGTGGCTGCAGCAGTGGAGCAGTCGGCCTTCTACAGTGCCTTGTGGGGCAGCATCCTCACCAGCCCTGCTGTGCGTCTCCCTGGGGTGTCCTTTGTTCTGCTGCACCTCAACCGCAAGCTCTCCATGGAGGACCAGCTGTATGTCATGGGCAGTGACATCGAGCTCATG GTGGAGGCGGTCAGTACCTCCGTCCAGGACTCAAGTGTGTTGGTGCAGAGGAGCACGCTGGACCTGATCCTCTTCTGCTTCCCCTTCCATATGAGCCAG GCGACTCGCCCTGACATGATCCGGATCCTGTCAGCAGCTTTGCATGTGGTTTTGAGAAGAGACATGTCCCTCAACCGCAGACTCTACGCCTGGCTGCTGG gCTTTGACAACAACGGGGTGAGAACAGGCCCCCGCAGCACTCGGCAGAGCAACCCAGAGGAGTACGCCAGCCAATACTTCAACACCTTCTCTAAAGACATGCTGGTACAG gcaaTGGTGGGGATCTTGCAGGGCAAGGCCAGAGGCGGGGAAGAGGAGAGCATCCTCATGCACGACCTCAAGCCATTTCGTATCCTCATCAGTCTGTTGGACAAACCAGAACTTG GTCCAGCAATCCTAGAGGATGTTCTGATCGAGGTGTTTCGgactctgcacacacagtgtCGAACCGAGTTGGACCTCCAAAACCAGAGTCCGTTCAGTAAAGACAACACGCACCTCAGCAG TAAACTACGAGAAAACAAGAAGACGGCAGAACTGATTAAAACAGCCAATCTCCTGTTCAACTCGTTCGAGCCGTACTACATGTGGGACTACATCGCTCGCTGGTTTGAGGAGTGCTGCAG gaggacagagaacaGCAGCACACATGCACCTCGGCATGCTGGGAGCTTCTATCCTGCAGAGCTCTCATTGGTGGAGTTCTGTCAGCTGGTCGATTTCCTGCTGGATATTGTTTCCTTG CCTACTAGAAGCATGAGGGTAATCTGCCAG GAGACCTACATAGAGATCCAGACAGAGCATCTTCCTCAGCTGCTGTTGCGTATGGTGGCGGCTCTGACCTGTCACTTGCAGGCCCTGGGCCTCGGGGAGCTCACCCACTGCCTTCGTCTCTGCTCGAAGATCCTCAGCAAAGTGCAGCCACCGCTGGTGTCCCCTCTGGCCCTGCCATCGGGCCCCCAGGCTCAAGGCCGCTCCAACTCCACCGGCAATCGCTCAGACTCGGCAAAGGATAAGAGCAGAGACAAGGACGACAAACGG GCTTTGTCTGCTAAACTCGAGCAACCTGGCAGTGGGGAAGTGTTTGAGGAGGGGGAAAACCCTCCCAGCAGTCGCTCCTCGGAAAGTGGCTTCACAGACTTCGTCCAATACCAGGGAGATGGCCCGGAGGAGACGGAGGAAACCCCTGATCCCAACCCAGCGGTCAGAACAGGCCATCGCTCCTCAGGCCCCTCTCAGAACAAGCCTCTGGACAAACCAGTCATGCAGTGCTGCCTGGAGAACTTCCAGCAGTTTCTCTCCCGACTCATCACCTTGTATATTACCCCTGGGCAGGGGGACAGAGCTGAGGTTGAAAGAGGCGAGGTAATGCAGTCGGGGCCCCTGGTATCAGAGGCCTCCCAGCACAGTGATCATGTGGAGTCCTGCACAGGACCAGCATTGTTACAGAGGGAGTGTGTCGCTGCCTTCACTGCCGCCTGCCAGCTCTTCCTAGAATGCTCCAGTTTCCCTGTCTACATCGCAGAGGGCAACCTCAAGTCCTCCCCCACACATGAAGAGCAGTTTG ACAGTGAGCAGGTCTGTCTGCCAGTGTGGCTGCAGACCCTGATGGACGCCTGCTGCCTGGCCGGTGACTTCAGTCTGCAAGGAGTGGCCATCTCTCTGCTCATGGACCTCGTGGGCCTCACCCAATCGGTCGCCATGGTGACCGCAGAGAGTGTGGCATCCGGTGGCAGCTCCGAGGCCGCCCAGCCCATGAGCCCCAGCCAGGGTCGAGTAGCCGTCGTCATCCGCCCGCCTCTCACACAGGGAATCCTAAAGTACATTGCAGACAAGACAAACTTCTTCAAG AATGTGGCTCTGATCCTTTGGGACCAGTTGAGTGAAGAGACACCTCAGCACCATCAACGCAGTGTAGAGCTCTTCTACCAGCTCCACAACCTGGTGCCTTCCTCCAGCATCTGTGAGGACGTCATCAGCCAGAAACTCATGCACAGAGACAAG AGAATACGGCTGGAGGCCCACGTGAAGTTCTCTGTGCTGTGGCATTTGACACGAGATTTGAATATCACCAAATCCTCTCCTTTTAATCGCACATTTGACAG ATCTCTTTTCATCATGCTCGACAGTCTGAGTTATTGGGATCCGTGCACTAGCGCTGTTGGTCGGGCTTGGCTGAATCAGGTCCTTCAGAGACATGACATTGCTCGGGTTTTAGAGCCTCTCCTACTCGTTCTGCTCCACCCCAAGACCCACCGAGTATCCATCCAGAAGGTTCAGTCCCAGCGTCACTGGGCCAACGTCTTCCCTGAAACGCATGAACACGACCCATCGGAACCCATTTTCACCAGGGACTCTGGCTTCTCAGACA ACTTCAGTCAGATCCAAGGGGAGAGGGTGGCACAAGAAGACTTCCGAGGCCTAGTAATGGGCGACATGGAGCCGTTCTGCCTGACTGTCAACCCCTTGAGTGACAGCCTGTCCTTACTGAGCCTGAGCAGTGAGAACTTGCAACGAGCTGGTGAATATCCGCCAGCCGACCAGCAGGGGGAGCTCCGGAGCTCTGAGTCCAGTGCTTCTCATTCTTCTGCAGGGGAAAATGGCAGTTTTGAGGAACCAGAGGTTGTCAGCAGCACAAACCAACAGCCTGGCTCCTTAGACGACATGTCTGAGGACTATATAGAGGAGGCTGTGTCTTTTGTTATAAAAGAGCTGATAGACAGGGTTTTGAGTTTAATAGATGAGGGATCTTTTGAATCATCTCAACCTGAAAACTGGCcccagacagacacagacagcacTTCTTCAGAGACTTCCGCTGGTCTCCGTCTTGACTCTGGCCCTCCTGCAGGCTCCAACCACCAGACTTTGCCCGAGATGCTGGCTGGAGGCACGCTGGAgttcctctctgtttcacagGCGGATATATCTGCTGAGGAGGAGCACAGAGAGGGCATCACCCGTCATAGTTCATCACCTTCCATCGTCACGTTGCCAGATAGCTCCAACCCTGCCACCCCGGAACACAACCTGCGAGTGGACGACCCTCAGGCCCGCAAACGTAGCCACAGCAGCACCCAGCTCAGCCTTAAAGGCAAGATCATGGAGAGGCTGGCAGATAAATCTCCAGGGGCCAAGCCCAAGATGAAGAAGGccaagaggaaagaggaggagaggcagagaaagttGGCAATTCAAGCTGAAAAACTGCGGCCGCCAAGTATTTTCTTCAGGGACAGCCTGGATCTAGAGAACTGGTACAGCTGTGGGGAAGGTGAGGTGTCAGAGATCGAGAGTGACACCGGCTCACCCAGCGGGGGCTCCGTGGGGACCGTAGGTGGAGTCAGTGTTACAGGACGCAGATCATCCTCTGCCCCGCCTCGTTTTAACATCCATCCTCTTTACCAGCATGTTCTGCTCTACCTCCAGCTGTACGACTCCTCCCGGGCGCTCCACGCCCTGTCTGCCATCGCAGCCATGCTGAGAGCCGCTCCCTCAGGGTTCGTAAGTGCCATCTCCACCACCAGCATCAACAACACCTACACTCCGCAGCTTTCTTTGCTCCAAAACCTCCTCGCCCGTCACAGGGTTTCCGTCATGGGCAAAGACTTCTACTGCCCCATCCCCCAGGACTCCCACTCCCACTCATTCCGCAGCGCCATGTACCTGGAGATCATCATCTCACTCTGTCTCTACTTTCTTAGAAGCTATTACTCTGCCCACCTGACAGCAGGCCCTCAGGACTTGGCAGGAAACCGGGCCATGCAGCTGACCAGCGTGGAGGTCCTAACACTCCTTTTCAGCGAGCTCGCCAAAGTCACAGGCGGCTCAGCTAAGGGCTTCGCCAGTTTCATCAGCGACGTCCTCTCTAAGTGCAAAGTTCAGAAAGTGGTTCTCCACTGCCTGCTCTCCTCCATATTCAGTGCTCAGAAGTGGCATGAGCAGCGAGCGGCGGGGGTGAATGTGGCCATGGTGGAAGAGGGTCTGTCAGAGGACAGTGTCATCAACCTGTCGGAGGACCAGATAGACAGCTGCAGTGCCGTCCAGTCTCAGCTGCTCAGACTGCTGCAGAGCCTTGTCGTACTCGAGCACAGAGTGCTGGTGCCAGCTGATGAAGGAGGAGAACCTGTAGGAGGAGtggcaggaggtggaggaacgGGAGGCGGTGCTGGTGCCGGGTTTGAGATCCTGGGTGGGGAAGTGGAGCACGTCAACCCTCAGCAGCCAATGACATCACTGCAATACCTCCACGGACAGCCTATCACAGCGCAGGGTATGTTCCTGTGTGCAGTGATCAGGGCGCTGCATCAGCACCATGCGTGTAAGATGCATCCCCAGTGGATAGGACTCATCACAGCCACCCTGCCGTACATGGGGAGGGTGCTGAGGAGGGTGGTGGCCTCAGtcactctgcagctctgcaggaaCTTGGACAATCTTCTGCAGCAGTACCGCTATGAGACCGGAATAACTGACATCAG ACCCCAGTGGATGGCTCTCTGCATCCCTCCTGACCTGATTCTGACGGTGCTGGAGGGGGTGACAGCCATCATCCATTACTGCCTGCTGGATCCCACTTCCCAGTACCACCAG TTACAAGTGAGTGTCGACCAGAAGCACCTGGCTGAGGCTCGTTCAGGCATCTTATCCATCCTCCACACCATCATGTCTTCGGTCACCCTGCTGTGGAGCGTCCTCCACCAGGCTGACAACTCCGACAAGCCAGCTGCTGCCTCCGCTGCCTCTACGTCCAACATCAACCTGGGCTCCACCAAG AACCTCCGGCAGCAAATCCTGGAGCTGCTGGGTCCAATCTCCATGAACCACGGTGCTCACTTCATGGCAGCGATTGCTTATGTTTGGAATGAGAGGAAACAGGTCAAGACTCCAGTCAGAAATAAG GTGATTCCTTTAGCCAGTGAGgaacagctgctgctggttgAGCTCGTTCGTTCAGTGAGCGCCATGCGCACTGAGACGGTCATGCAGACGGTCAAAGAGGTCCTGAAGCAGCCGCCCGCCATCGCAAAGGACAAG AAGCACCTGTCTTTGGAGGTCTGCATGCTGCAGTTCTTCTATGCCTATGTCCAGAG GATCCCGGTGTCCAGTTTAGTTGATAGCTGGCCATCTCTGCTGGCTCTGCTGAAGGACTCCGTACCGTTAGGTCTGCCTGCCCCTGGACAGTTTCTTATCCTCGG AGTTCTGAATGAGTTCATTTTGAAGAATCCCAATCTGGAGAGCAAGAAGGACCAACGGGAGCTGCAG GATGTGACTCATAAGGTGGTGGAGGCCATCGGAACAATTGCAGGCTCCTCTCTGGAGCAAACCACGTGGCTGAGGAGAAACCTGGAGGTGAAGGCCTCTCCTCAGATAGTTGTGGATGGAGCCAACCTGGAAGCTGACGTAGAAG attTAATGCTCACAGTGATGGAGGCCTCCAGCTTCACTCCATCAGTGTACAGCGTTCACGCCCTGACACTGTTGGCCGAG GTGCTGGCTCATCTGCTGGACATGGTGTTCTACAGTGACGAGAAGGAGAGAGTGATCCCTCTGCTGGTTAACATCATGCACTACGTAGTGCCCTACCTCCGTAACCACAG TGCTCACAACGCCCCCAGCTACCGGGCCTGCATCCAACTGTTGAGCAGCCTAAGTGGGTACCAGTACACTCGCCGTGCCTGGAAGAAGGAGGCCTTCGACCTCTTCATGGACCACACCTTCTTCCAGATGGACTCTTCCTGCGTCAGCCA CTGGAGAGCCATCATTGACCACTTGATGACTCATGACAAGACCACATTCAGAGACCTCATGA CCCGCGTGGCTGTAGCCCAGAGCAGCTCTCTGAGTCTGTTCACTAACAGAGACGCTGAGCTGGAGCAGAGAGCCATGCTGCTCAAACGCCTGGCGTTCACCATCTACAGCAGTGAAGTGGACCAATACCAGAAATACCTGCCAGACATACAAG AGCGTCTGGTGGAGAGCCTGCGTCTGCCTCAGGTGCCCATCCTTCATGCTCAGGTGTTCCTGTTCTTCagagtgctgctgctgcgcaTGTCGCCTCAACACCTCACCTCACTGTGGCCCACCATGATCACTGAACTG GTTCAGGTGTTTCTTCTGATGGAGCAGGAGCTGACAGCAGATGAAGACATATCAAG GACGTCGGGGCCGTCAGTGGCCGGGCTGGAGACCACCTATTCTGGCGGGAACGGCTTCTCCACCTCCTACAACAGCCAGCGCTGGCTCAAcctctacctgtctgcctgcaaGCTCCTGGACCTGGCGTTGGCCCTGCCTCCGGAGAGCCTGCCTCAGTTCCAGAT GTACCGCTGGGCCTTCATCCCAGAGGCCTCCGATGATTCAGGATTGGAAGTGAGACGTCAAGGGACTCACCAGAGAGAGTTTAAACCCTACGTGGTCCGACTGGCCAAGCTGCTAAGGAAACGAGCTAAG AAAAACCCAGAGGAGGACTGCTCCACCAAAACCCTTTCCTGGGAGCCAGGTCACCTGACGCTGACCCTGTACGTGATCCGCAGCATGGAGCAGCTGCTCCCCTTCTTCAACCTGCTCAGCCAGGTGTTCAACAGCAAGGCCAGCAGCCGCACAGGCCCCGCCTACACCCGCAGCCCCACAGATGCCTCCTTCCCCGGCCACAAGGAGGGCCACAAACTGGAGAGCCAGAAAGTGTTTTGGAGTCGAGCTCGACAGAACATCGAGGAGATGGTGGAGAAAGACTTTCTCGAGGGTCTTATCAAGACGTGA